In Verrucomicrobia bacterium CG1_02_43_26, one genomic interval encodes:
- a CDS encoding UDP-N-acetylglucosamine diphosphorylase, which yields MKASVFFDLPASIPFRDFFSPDAAPWEWLPQIQLALESFNFSGGKTKKDIPEGLRVSGNVFIDPTAKLPIYGVIEGPCFIGPKTELRPGVYIRGNVIVGANCVLGNSCEYKNCILMDNVQTPHFNYVGDSILGNGAHLGAGVILANLRLDHQDISVKTPYGRVPTALRKIGAIMGDYAEVGCNAVLQPGTLLGKKAMVGPTLAFGGYLEANKMALLAVDHKIYDRKEIQSASKV from the coding sequence ATGAAAGCTTCAGTATTTTTTGACTTACCCGCATCAATCCCTTTTAGGGATTTTTTTTCACCTGATGCTGCGCCATGGGAATGGTTGCCTCAAATTCAATTAGCATTAGAGTCGTTTAATTTCTCGGGAGGAAAGACAAAAAAGGATATACCGGAAGGACTACGCGTGTCTGGAAACGTGTTTATTGATCCTACTGCTAAGCTGCCCATTTATGGTGTGATTGAGGGACCTTGCTTCATTGGCCCTAAGACCGAGCTTAGGCCGGGAGTATATATTCGTGGCAATGTCATTGTGGGGGCAAATTGTGTTTTAGGTAATTCTTGCGAGTACAAAAATTGTATCTTAATGGACAATGTACAGACACCTCATTTTAATTACGTGGGTGACTCTATTTTGGGGAATGGGGCTCATTTGGGAGCAGGTGTGATTTTGGCAAATCTAAGGTTAGACCATCAGGATATATCTGTAAAAACGCCCTATGGCCGTGTGCCGACTGCATTACGCAAGATTGGCGCGATTATGGGGGACTATGCGGAGGTGGGCTGTAATGCTGTGCTTCAGCCTGGAACGTTACTTGGGAAAAAGGCTATGGTTGGCCCAACACTCGCATTTGGGGGGTATCTCGAGGCAAACAAGATGGCATTGCTAGCGGTTGATCATAAGATCTATGATCGCAAGGAAATTCAGTCGGCGAGCAAGGTTTAG
- a CDS encoding ribosome biogenesis GTPase Der, whose protein sequence is MNIFKHIAIVGRPNVGKSRLFNRLVGKRMSIVHDEPGVTRDIISAVVDNHFTLMDTGGLGMAPDMTNQAIHNATEEQVDFAILAAQLVLFVVDGQKGLLPHDEEIASMLHRHGKQVMLVVNKMDHPENTTQLNDFYRLGFKQVFGVSAEHGHGSSALQKAIQDFVGPKSEATEDETEPENRRLSICFAGRPNVGKSSLSNCLLKENRMIVSAVPGTTRDAVQKDFDFTTPSGKIWPFSLIDTAGMRYKQKMDSSVEFYSTLRSTQSMQGADVVFLVVDAKEGVTKQDKRIAGEVLEAGRPMALIVNKWDHAQEAFQKGEVEGYDNIRDFRDKFAEFALKELFFLSNTPVIFTSAIQNYSMDRILKAARMLFEIQCTTIPTSKVNKTVRELLERTPPTIVGNRRFKVYYALQSGTNPITIKVFCNQAHRLEDSYKRYLLTNFNNTFGLKGCPVFFDFVSKLPREQQDALKARKGKSKPKKAGIEVESSDD, encoded by the coding sequence ATGAATATATTCAAACACATCGCCATTGTAGGCCGCCCTAATGTAGGCAAAAGTCGTCTTTTCAACCGCCTTGTAGGCAAAAGAATGTCAATCGTACATGATGAGCCGGGCGTTACCCGTGATATTATTTCTGCTGTAGTAGATAACCACTTTACGTTGATGGACACAGGGGGCTTAGGCATGGCACCCGATATGACGAATCAGGCTATTCACAATGCAACCGAAGAACAGGTAGACTTTGCCATCCTCGCAGCACAGCTTGTTCTATTTGTCGTAGACGGCCAAAAGGGCTTATTACCTCATGATGAAGAAATCGCCAGCATGCTTCACCGCCACGGTAAACAGGTTATGCTCGTGGTCAATAAAATGGATCATCCGGAGAATACTACCCAACTCAATGATTTTTATCGCCTAGGCTTCAAACAAGTCTTTGGCGTATCCGCAGAACACGGTCATGGTTCCAGCGCCTTACAGAAGGCTATCCAGGACTTTGTAGGCCCTAAATCCGAGGCCACAGAAGATGAAACCGAACCAGAGAACCGTCGCCTTTCAATTTGCTTCGCGGGTCGCCCCAATGTGGGCAAATCTTCGCTTTCTAATTGCTTGTTAAAGGAAAATAGGATGATCGTCAGCGCTGTCCCTGGTACCACACGCGATGCCGTCCAAAAGGATTTCGATTTCACGACACCTAGCGGTAAAATATGGCCGTTTAGCCTCATCGATACAGCTGGCATGCGCTACAAGCAAAAGATGGATTCTTCCGTAGAATTTTACTCTACTTTGCGATCAACACAGTCTATGCAAGGCGCTGATGTTGTTTTCCTCGTTGTTGATGCCAAGGAAGGCGTGACAAAGCAAGACAAACGTATTGCGGGTGAAGTTTTAGAGGCTGGCCGACCCATGGCATTAATCGTAAACAAATGGGATCACGCTCAAGAAGCTTTTCAAAAGGGTGAAGTTGAGGGATATGATAATATCCGCGACTTTAGGGATAAGTTTGCCGAATTCGCATTAAAGGAGCTGTTTTTCCTCTCAAACACTCCGGTAATCTTTACCTCAGCGATTCAAAACTATTCCATGGACCGTATTTTAAAGGCCGCGCGGATGTTATTTGAAATACAATGCACAACAATTCCTACGTCAAAGGTTAATAAAACCGTTAGAGAGCTGCTCGAGAGAACACCTCCAACCATTGTTGGGAATAGGCGTTTTAAGGTTTATTACGCGCTTCAAAGCGGAACAAACCCCATCACCATAAAAGTTTTTTGTAATCAAGCACATCGCCTTGAGGACTCCTATAAACGCTATTTATTAACAAACTTTAATAACACCTTCGGCCTAAAGGGTTGTCCCGTCTTTTTTGACTTCGTCAGCAAACTGCCTCGCGAACAGCAAGATGCGCTAAAAGCCCGCAAAGGCAAAAGTAAGCCGAAAAAAGCTGGTATAGAGGTCGAAAGCAGCGATGATTAA